The genomic segment ACCCGCGTATCTCTATGTTCTTGGCCGCCTCGAGGTTTTTTGCGATGGTCTCGAGGAGTTCCTCGACAACGATTTTCGTGTCTGCCTGGGTAAGGCCGGTCGACTTCGACACGTCCACGATAAGGTCGTGTTTTGTGGTATTGGACATGAATGCCTCCTCGAATGAAAACCGTACTCTAAATATCAAATGATTGACAAAAAAAGTCAAGGACAAATTAAGCGATGACGGTGCGGTGGAATGGTTGGCTTGACAGATTAATCTCAGCAAAATAAAAAAGTGATGGGCGTTCCGCGGCTTCGCCGCGTCGGTCCTCCTTCCGGGCTCGGCTATTCGCCTCGTTGCCGGACCGCCCGAAGTCGCCTTCGGCGATGGGGCGGCCGGCAATGCGCTCCAGCGCACCCTACAGTCCGGCCTAAAGTAAACTATTATCCCATACTATAGCCATATCGAATCAATTTTTATTTTCTCCGCGATCTCCGCGCCTCCGCGGTGGTTTTCCTTTCAGGGAAAATGAGGCGTCGTTAAAAGCCGGAATGTATCCAGAGAGCAAAGCATCCTGCGCAATAGCGCGGTATCGGGACGGCCTCGCTTGACGGAAGGAATCGGTTTCTCAAAGCATTTGCAAAAACGGGTTGCGAAAGCTTTCTCGCCGAATTCGGCAATCACGAGTTTTTTATTGCGAATGGAATATGCCGGTTGTCGTTTCATCACCGCGTTCCAGGGATCCACAAGCGATCTTGTCTGGCGAGGAAAGGCGGTTTTCCATTCGTCAATCAATTCAGGACGCCTGCACAAACGTTCCAGGATGGCACATTGCGTCGCAAGGTCAAGACTTGCGAAATCGATTCCCTGTCCATTGATAAATGCCTTCTTGAATCGGAATAAAAATGATTTGAAATCCGAATGGTCGCCGCAATTCATCATGCCATCAAAATATTTCCTGATAATCTTATTGACATTGATCCACCCGAGGGGAATGAACAGCCGGTTGTACAGCCAAGGCGCCCGGATCTTTTTTTGGACATCGCTTCCGGCCGGCACCCGGCCGATCACCGGCTTTTTATAGAGCCACGGTTCATACAACGCGTAGCCAAATCCCTCAAGCACCGATGTGCTGATGCAGGCGTCACTTGCTTTTGTCAAAAGAGAATACGGTGTTTCTTGATGATCCAGGCTGCGTATTGCCCGGCCGGCCTCGAATATCACTGGGATTTTATATTTTGCGCATAATTTTTTAAGACAGGAAGCAAGCGCCCTGTCGGCAATTGACGTTCCGGACTCACCCAGAAGCAGGCTGGCGGAAAAGAAAAAACGAGACAGCAGGATTGCCTCGACCAGATTTTTTCTTGAAATGACGCGGGAAGGATAAATCAACAAGGGTGATTCAGGATCAAATGCCGCACGATCCTTTCGCGCGCAATTAACCAATCCGCTGATAATTTTTTTTCTGGAGCAAACGGATATCCGCCTGACCGCCGCCGGGGCAATGACGGGATTCGGAACAAGCCTCCCGAGAAACCCTGCTTTTTTAAGGAGGGAATAATACCGTTTGTTAAGCGCAATAAAACATACCCCGCACCGCGCTGGATACAAATCATGCCATATTTTTATTCCCATGCGCTCAAGCTTTTCGATTTGAGCCATCAGGTCCATCCGTCCCTCTTCCGCAAAATCATGCGCAACGGAAAAAAAACGGTACTCGCCGCCGGAAGATGAATGCGCCGCGGCGAGCCGGGCAAAAGCGGAAGAGAGTGCGCAGTTCTTTCCGAGGTTCAGGTTGTGTCCAACAACGCGCACCGGATGAGGAAGATTGGTTGACGCGATGATTTTGCCGAGTATGTCAAACAACTTGTCTGATGCTTTACAAAAAGCCCGTCGCGAAGCGAAAGAGCGGTAGCCGCATTCCCTGGCGTCAATTACTCGTGGACCTTTTGCATCGTCGGACATTTTTTCCTGCGCGCATACAATAATGCTTTTACAAGGCACCCCTTTACATTCGCGAATGAACGCGTCGCTGTAATGCCCCATCACCGACGCCACGCCGCCCGGCCTGTTGTGGTAATGGATCTGGACCAGCGAGCCCTTCATCATGCGCGCCCCGCAAACCTGGGATGGAAGCTGCGGTGCACCTCCCTGAGGTATTCGCTGTTCACATGCGTGTAGATCTCCGTGGTCACGATGTTGGCGTGGCCGAGCATCTCCTGTACCGCGCGCAGGTCGGCGCCGCCCTCAAGCAGGTGCGTCGCGAACGAATGCCTGAAGGTATGCGGTGAAACGTGCTTGGCGATCCCTGCCGCCTTCACGCGGTTCTGTATGATTTTCCAGATTGCCATGCGCGAAAGGCCCGTGCCCCTGATGCTCAGGAACACCGTGCTGTCGGTGTGCGTCTTGGCATAGAGCGGCCGCTCGGTTTTGCAATAATCGTCGATCCACGAAAGCGCCATGTCGCCGATGGGCACGAGCCGCTCCTTTGACCCCTTGCCGAACACCCGCACCATGCCCTCGGCCGCCATGATCTGCTCAAGCGTGAACGCGGCGAGCTCGGACACGCGCATGCCCGTTGCGTACAGCGTCTCGAGCAAGGCGCGGTCGCGTATGCCGCCGCGCTTCTTCGTGTCGATGCCTTCCAGCACGCGGTTTACTTCCTCCACCGTGAGCACCGGGGGAAGGTAACGGCTCGACTTGGGGCTTTCCAAAAGCTCAGTGGGGTCGGTGTTCAAACGGCCCTCTGCGACGGCCCAGGCGAAATATATTCTCATCGAGGAAAGCGTGCGCTGGATGGAGGTCGCGGCGAAGCCAACGTCATACAGTTCGCGCACGTACGCGTGGAGCAGGTCGGGTTTGACATCCGCGAGGTTTTCGATTTTCTTATTGGTAAAATAGGCGCGCAGGCGGTCGAGGTCGAATTTATAGGAAGCAAGGGTGTTTTCGCTGAGATTTTTTTCGAGCTTCAAATAGGATAAAAAGGAGGTAAGGAACGGGAGGACGTTCATCGGAAAATCCTGAAAATCTTTTTCACCTTTTCAACCTTTCAACTATTCAACTCCGTCAAAAACGGATTCATCCTTCTCTCTCTCCCGATCGTTGTCCTTCCCATATGCCCCGGATACACCACGGTGTCGTCCGGAAGCGCGAGCAGCTTTTCCTTAATGTTCTTAACCAGCAGCTGTCCGTCGCTGCCGGGAAAATCGTAACGCCCGATGGAGTCCGCGAAAAGGGAATCACCAGAAAAGCAAGCGGTCTGTTTTCCCTCCCTGAACACCAGCGCCACGCCGCCCGGGCTGTGGCCGGGCATGAAAAGCACCTCAAACGCGAACGCGCCTATGGTGACGTTTCCCTCGTTGAGGTCCGACGTCTTCCCTTTATAGGTGTAATTCATGCCGACCATGAAGGAGCCGTTGTATTCGGCGCTTACCAGAAGAAATTTTTCCTTCGGGTGCACCCATACCGCCGCGTCGGGCGAGTATGCCTGTATTTCAGAAATGCCAAGCAGATGGTCGAAATGGCCATGGGTGAGAAGGATCGCCTCAACAGAAAGTTTTTTCGACTTGAGGAACGCGAGAAGCTCCTGGCAGTTGCTTGAAGGGTCGATGACCAGCACCGGCTCCTGCTTGAGCGACACCACGTAGGTGTTGGTCTCGAGCGGGCCGGTGACGAATTTGGTGATGGTGAGGTTCATGGAGGTAAAATAATTGTTGATGGAGGATTCTTAAACAGAAATGGATGAATGTATTCTAATGCGAGAATGAATAATACAAAGGAAATAAAAGTATTCATCTCCTCGCGTGAGTCCGTCTGCGGCGAATGCGGCGAGAATTTGGGGACCAAGGCCTGGATCACTCTTGATCAATTTGCCGAAAAGATACGCGAATATTTCCCCGCGTGCCCGAAATCGAGGGAGCATGATATAGCCCAGTTCGCCTGCTTGAAATACAGCGGGCGGATCGGCAGGAGCGCGGGCGCAAAAGAGTTTGGTCCCCAGGCCATCAATCTAGCCGTACGCGCTCACATACGCCACACCCTACTAACTACGACGAGCTGCTGATAAAAGGCTACGACCGATCAGACGCCCGTTTTTCCGTTGAATCAAAGGTGTCGCAGATACTTGACAATTGGCAGCGCATTCCCGGCAATTCGGAACCTATCGACTGATCAACCCATTACCCCATTACTCGTTTCACACCAGTCTTAAAAACCTCGACCCTTCAAACCTCATCGTCCTTCCATATAATTCCTTGTTCCTCACCGACACCAGCCACAAAAACCGTTTCGCGCGCGTGACGCCCACGTAAAACAGGCGCTGCTCCTCGCCCAGTTCCTCCTCCTCGCTTTTATTCCTTTTCACCACAGCAGCCAGCAATTCAAGAAACGAGGGATTGTGCGTTATGCCGCGCGTACCCGGAAAAATCCCTTCCTCCAAATCGCAGAGGAAAACGGCGTCAAACTCCATGCCTTTTGCGGAATGCACGGTGAGCAGGCGCGGGAGCCGGGAATCAAACACGGATTCCTTTTTAAGCAGCGCCTCCATACTGTCCCGCGTCTGGTTGAGCCGGAACAATATCGCTATTCCTGAAAAGTCAAGCGCATGATCGGCTTTGAGTTTTCGTATTGTATCAGCAAGCCAGATTGACATTTCATCTTCAGTTTCAAATATTTTTTTCACCGGTTTTCTCTGTTCGGAAACGGTTTTGGCGATCAGCCCTGCCCTCAATACCTTCCCATACTGCCCGGGTTTCTTCCTGAAAATTTTATTCGCCGCCGCAAGAATCGCCGGCGTGCTCCGGTAGTTGGTCTGAAGCTTGACAATTTCTGAATTCTGAAAATGCTCGGCAAAGTTCAGTATCGTGCGCCGGTCCGCTCCCTGAAATCCGTATATTGCCTGATCGTCGTCACCGACGGCAAAGAACGGTTTATTCGCCGTTAACAGCCGTTTAAGCAGTTTTATCTGGACCGGATTCGTGTCCTGAAATTCGTCAACAAGAACGGCGAGATATTTCGATTCATAGTGTTTTGCAATAGTTTCCTCTGTGTCAAACAAACGTAATGCGCCGGCGATAAAATCCGCAAAATCCCAGAGCCCGGCTTGTTTTTTCGCAATCGAGTAGCGTCCTGTAATCGTTTCGATGCATGCTTCCTGTTCCGCGGAAAGGCCATCTTGCTTCTTGGGAAACGCCAGCCGCTTCAGCACGAGCGCTTCCAGTTCGAGAACGTCCATGCCGAGAAGCAGCCGCTCGCTGCGCGTGGAGGCCGCGGCGATCATGCGCGGCCGGATCTGCGCCGGAACGAGCCTCGGCCGGCCGCGGTAGCCGAGCCTGGTGCAGTTTCTCTTTCCGTCAACCTCCTCAAACAATACGCGCAGGCAGAACGCATGGAACGTGGTGACGAGCGGCGCGCCCCGGCCGGCGCCGCCGTTTGCAAATGCGGTCAGCCGGCCGGCCATCTCCCGCGCGGCCGCGCGGGTGAAGGTGAGCGCGAGAACGCGCTCGGGAGCGCAGAATTTCTCCGCCAGATATGCAATGCGCCTGGTGAGCACCAGGGTCTTGCCGCTTCCCGCGCCGGCAAGCACAAGCAGGGGTCTTTCAAACGCGGCGGTGACGGCGCGGACCTGTTCGGAATTAAGGCCGTACAATAGTTCCGAATTATTAGGCAAGGGCATGTAATGAAAATGGATAATGGAGGAAAAGGCAAAAAGAAAAACTCACCAAAGAGTTGCAGAGTGCACAGAGAAAAAAAGTGAAGGGTTAAGAGTGAATAGTGAAGAGAAAAGAAAGGAATGATTTGTTTTAACTGACCGCTGACCGGTGATAGCTGGCCGCTGTTTTCCGACCGCTGGCCTGTGCTGCAAGGCGTGTCTCAACTCGTCAACGCGTCTACCCGTCTACGCGTCAATTCCTCACTGCATCAACGCTCAAACGCTCCAACTTTATTTTCAGGGCTGGCCGGTG from the Chitinivibrionales bacterium genome contains:
- the xerD gene encoding site-specific tyrosine recombinase XerD, which produces MNVLPFLTSFLSYLKLEKNLSENTLASYKFDLDRLRAYFTNKKIENLADVKPDLLHAYVRELYDVGFAATSIQRTLSSMRIYFAWAVAEGRLNTDPTELLESPKSSRYLPPVLTVEEVNRVLEGIDTKKRGGIRDRALLETLYATGMRVSELAAFTLEQIMAAEGMVRVFGKGSKERLVPIGDMALSWIDDYCKTERPLYAKTHTDSTVFLSIRGTGLSRMAIWKIIQNRVKAAGIAKHVSPHTFRHSFATHLLEGGADLRAVQEMLGHANIVTTEIYTHVNSEYLREVHRSFHPRFAGRA
- a CDS encoding MBL fold metallo-hydrolase; amino-acid sequence: MNLTITKFVTGPLETNTYVVSLKQEPVLVIDPSSNCQELLAFLKSKKLSVEAILLTHGHFDHLLGISEIQAYSPDAAVWVHPKEKFLLVSAEYNGSFMVGMNYTYKGKTSDLNEGNVTIGAFAFEVLFMPGHSPGGVALVFREGKQTACFSGDSLFADSIGRYDFPGSDGQLLVKNIKEKLLALPDDTVVYPGHMGRTTIGRERRMNPFLTELNS
- a CDS encoding DUF2293 domain-containing protein, producing the protein MNNTKEIKVFISSRESVCGECGENLGTKAWITLDQFAEKIREYFPACPKSREHDIAQFACLKYSGRIGRSAGAKEFGPQAINLAVRAHIRHTLLTTTSC
- a CDS encoding ATP-dependent helicase, with translation MPLPNNSELLYGLNSEQVRAVTAAFERPLLVLAGAGSGKTLVLTRRIAYLAEKFCAPERVLALTFTRAAAREMAGRLTAFANGGAGRGAPLVTTFHAFCLRVLFEEVDGKRNCTRLGYRGRPRLVPAQIRPRMIAAASTRSERLLLGMDVLELEALVLKRLAFPKKQDGLSAEQEACIETITGRYSIAKKQAGLWDFADFIAGALRLFDTEETIAKHYESKYLAVLVDEFQDTNPVQIKLLKRLLTANKPFFAVGDDDQAIYGFQGADRRTILNFAEHFQNSEIVKLQTNYRSTPAILAAANKIFRKKPGQYGKVLRAGLIAKTVSEQRKPVKKIFETEDEMSIWLADTIRKLKADHALDFSGIAILFRLNQTRDSMEALLKKESVFDSRLPRLLTVHSAKGMEFDAVFLCDLEEGIFPGTRGITHNPSFLELLAAVVKRNKSEEEELGEEQRLFYVGVTRAKRFLWLVSVRNKELYGRTMRFEGSRFLRLV